The genomic window TATCTCTTTCAGTGTTGCGTATGCATTGATGGGCTATACCGTTGCTTACTCACCAGTTATTATGTGGCTGGATGCATTTGTTTATTTGCCTTGGATTATTTTAGGCATCAATCGAATATTGAAAGGGAAAAGTCCTCAAGTATTGTTTTGGAGCTACCTTTTGCTCTTTTTGTCTAATTTCTATATGGCATTTATTGTGGGATTATTCTCTTTCTTGTTCTATATCGCCCATTTATTTATTGACTGGAAGCAATACAGGCGAAGTATTCGTTTTTATTTGATAACGGCGTTTTCGGCCGGCGGAGCGTCAATGGTAACGATTTTACCGACGATTATGGATTTAAGGAACAATGGCGAATCGCTAGAACCGATCAATAATTTTTTTACTGGAGATACAGGTGTTTGGGATTTTGTTGTAAAGAACATGGTAGCGGCTTATGACACCAGTAAATATGGGTCAGCTCCTTTTATCTATGTTGGATTGATCCCATTGATTTTCTGCTGCTTCTATTTCGTATCAAAGAAATTTTCTTTACGAAGCAAGCTGGGCTATGGGTTTCTGCTGCTGATAATTGTTGCGAGTGTATATGTTGAACCGCTGAATCTAGTGTGGCATGGCCTACATGCACCAAACATGTTTTTATTCCGGTTTAGTTTTTTAGTGTCGTTCTTAGTGATTTTTCTGGGCTGTTATGGCTTTGAAGCCTATGAAAAAGAAGACCGAAATAAGCTATTTAATATTTGTCTCGTACTTGGCGGTTTGTTCATAGCATCGATTCTTTTCTCAAACCCTAAAAGATATAACTATATTACCAATGAAACACTCTATGTAACGATTGGGTTGTTGATCGCTTATCTGTTTTTTATTTCCATTTATAAGACAAAAGGGCGTGTTGAAAAATTTGCACCTATACTGCTATTAGCGCTTATGCTTGTCGAGGTTTTCTTCAATACAAAGGGAATGGTTGCTGGTATACGGTCAGATTGGGGATACCCTAAACGAGAGTATTACTCCGAGTCTTATTCAGCTATAGAGCAATTAGTAGATCAGACAAAAACGGAGAATAATTCAGTATATCGGTTGGAAAATCTTGATCAGGTATCCCATAATGACAGCTTTAATTATGGGTATAGTGGCGTGACCATGTTTTCTTCTATTCGAAATCGTCACTCCTCAGCTTACTTGAATGGACTAGGCTATCGCTCGCTTGGTACCAATTTAACAATCAATTATGCAAACAATACACTTCTTATGGATGCTTTATTAGGCGTTAAATATAATCTAGCGAAAGAAGATCCGATGAAGTTTGGTTTTCAAAAAACTGCAGAAAGTGGTGACTATAGTTTATATGAAAATCAATATGCCTTGCCTTTAGGTGTGCTGACGGATGAAGAGATATTCGGAACAGATGCGGTAAAAAATCAAGTAGATTTATTCACTCATTTATCAGGCGTAAAGGATATTGGGATAGAGATTATTGAGCCAAGACAAGTAACCTTGGAAAATACAACACTCACTACATCAGGGAGAGAACAAATATATACTGAAATCAGTCCAACAAAACCGCAAACAATCACTTGGTCTGTTTATGTACCGGCCAAACAGCAAGCCTATATCAGTCTATATCCAACAGATATGAGTTATATGTTTGATAGTGGTGTCGAGGTCACTGTCGATGGCGTGGCTAGAGAATCGCAGATAGCTTCAACAGGTCAATACTATAATCTTGGATACTATGAGGAAGGCACGACTGTGCAGGTCACTACAGCATTTACTGGTGCCAGAATGGTTAAAATCTATAAACCCGATATTTTGTTGATCGATACACTAGACTTCAAAAAAGCTGTTGAGGCCATTCAGGAGAAGGGGGTGTCATTTCAAACAACAGGGCGAACGGCGACTGCAGCTGTTGATCTAAAAAAGGATCAAGTGCTTTTTACTACGATTCCCTATGATGCGGGATGGAGCGCCTATGTCGATGGCAAGAAGGTAGAAATACCAACATTCAAGAAAGCCTTTTTAACACTCAATGTGCCTGCTGGCAAACATAAAATCGAATTTGTCTTTTTACCTCAGGGATTCAAAATTGGTGCAATACTTTTTGTCAGTGGTCTTGTTTTATTTCAAGGATTTGCAT from Enterococcus sp. 9E7_DIV0242 includes these protein-coding regions:
- a CDS encoding YfhO family protein; the encoded protein is MKKKVGSYIRRNYIALLASFMVPIIIMVIVYAMNDVYLGSDYSILASDSFSQYSNFHASFNNVLHGKQNIFYTWYGSLGLNYWSFSAYYLNSLFTPLVFFFDNGAMPDALYVITLVKFGAIGFSFFVFASQTFPKMSPWQHISFSVAYALMGYTVAYSPVIMWLDAFVYLPWIILGINRILKGKSPQVLFWSYLLLFLSNFYMAFIVGLFSFLFYIAHLFIDWKQYRRSIRFYLITAFSAGGASMVTILPTIMDLRNNGESLEPINNFFTGDTGVWDFVVKNMVAAYDTSKYGSAPFIYVGLIPLIFCCFYFVSKKFSLRSKLGYGFLLLIIVASVYVEPLNLVWHGLHAPNMFLFRFSFLVSFLVIFLGCYGFEAYEKEDRNKLFNICLVLGGLFIASILFSNPKRYNYITNETLYVTIGLLIAYLFFISIYKTKGRVEKFAPILLLALMLVEVFFNTKGMVAGIRSDWGYPKREYYSESYSAIEQLVDQTKTENNSVYRLENLDQVSHNDSFNYGYSGVTMFSSIRNRHSSAYLNGLGYRSLGTNLTINYANNTLLMDALLGVKYNLAKEDPMKFGFQKTAESGDYSLYENQYALPLGVLTDEEIFGTDAVKNQVDLFTHLSGVKDIGIEIIEPRQVTLENTTLTTSGREQIYTEISPTKPQTITWSVYVPAKQQAYISLYPTDMSYMFDSGVEVTVDGVARESQIASTGQYYNLGYYEEGTTVQVTTAFTGARMVKIYKPDILLIDTLDFKKAVEAIQEKGVSFQTTGRTATAAVDLKKDQVLFTTIPYDAGWSAYVDGKKVEIPTFKKAFLTLNVPAGKHKIEFVFLPQGFKIGAILFVSGLVLFQGFAWYDTRKKERGAINE